From Psychroflexus torquis ATCC 700755, the proteins below share one genomic window:
- a CDS encoding bacteriorhodopsin-like: MRTFMYFMADVSKLANDDYVGFTFFVGSMAMLAASAFFFLSLSQFDKKWRTSVLVSGLITFIAAVHYFYMRDYWDAFGESPTFFRYVDWVLTVPLMCVEFFLILRVAGAKASLMWKLIFWSVVMLVTGYFGEAVQPDFSWQWGLASGIAYFVIVYIVWFGEAKKLAVSAGGEVLKAHNILCWFVLVGWAIYPLGYILGTPGGLFGFDFGVDASFMDVVYNIGDAVNKIGFGLVIFALATKSSE, from the coding sequence ATGAGAACATTTATGTACTTTATGGCCGACGTATCAAAGCTCGCAAATGACGACTACGTTGGTTTCACTTTTTTTGTAGGTAGTATGGCCATGTTGGCTGCATCTGCCTTCTTCTTTTTATCATTAAGTCAATTTGATAAAAAGTGGAGAACATCAGTATTAGTATCAGGTTTGATTACTTTTATTGCAGCAGTTCATTATTTCTATATGAGAGATTATTGGGATGCATTTGGAGAATCACCTACTTTCTTTAGATATGTAGACTGGGTTTTAACGGTACCACTTATGTGTGTTGAATTCTTCCTTATCTTAAGAGTGGCTGGAGCAAAAGCTAGTTTAATGTGGAAATTGATTTTCTGGTCAGTGGTTATGTTAGTAACTGGTTACTTTGGTGAAGCTGTTCAACCAGATTTCTCTTGGCAGTGGGGTCTTGCTTCAGGTATAGCTTACTTTGTTATTGTCTACATTGTATGGTTTGGTGAAGCTAAGAAACTAGCAGTATCAGCTGGTGGAGAAGTTTTAAAAGCTCACAACATTTTATGTTGGTTCGTACTTGTAGGATGGGCTATCTATCCTTTAGGATACATTTTAGGAACTCCAGGTGGATTATTTGGATTTGATTTTGGAGTAGACGCTTCATTTATGGATGTTGTTTATAACATTGGTGATGCTGTGAATAAAATTGGATTTGGATTAGTGATTTTTGCTTTGGCAACTAAATCTTCTGAATAA
- a CDS encoding Brp/Blh family beta-carotene 15,15'-dioxygenase, which produces MKLYRIKFYDYIMLFSLLAILGSELLISEIQYVIALLGIFSLGILHGSNDLFVIENLNSNSQKPNFYKSLFAYLGVVLSFVAVFYFIPIFAIAAFVIISSYHFGEQHFHHKLQNTQSFWSSLFFLFYGLLVLFLILSLNSKEVILIVQDMTGLLIDSQFLNIVLFISALGSIGLFIFLSKTNPKLKSSLFPNVIYLILFMALFAVSNVVWGFASYFVLWHSIPSLKDQVNSLYGTFNFENFLSYFKKAFPYWLASIIGMLVVVWLFKDSKNFLSLLFAFIAAITFPHVFIMRKLFDKN; this is translated from the coding sequence ATGAAACTTTACAGGATAAAATTTTACGATTACATAATGCTTTTTAGTTTGCTTGCTATATTAGGCTCAGAACTTCTTATATCAGAAATTCAATATGTTATAGCTCTTTTGGGTATTTTTAGTTTAGGTATTTTACACGGGTCTAATGACTTATTTGTTATTGAAAATTTAAACTCGAATTCCCAGAAACCAAATTTTTACAAGTCGTTATTTGCTTATTTGGGAGTTGTTTTGTCCTTTGTAGCTGTGTTTTATTTTATCCCCATTTTTGCTATCGCTGCATTTGTCATTATAAGTTCTTATCATTTTGGAGAACAGCACTTTCACCATAAGTTACAAAACACTCAATCTTTTTGGTCTTCCTTATTTTTTCTATTTTATGGATTACTGGTTTTATTTTTAATTTTAAGCTTAAATTCAAAAGAAGTTATACTCATTGTACAAGATATGACGGGTTTACTTATTGACAGTCAGTTTTTAAATATTGTTCTTTTTATTTCAGCACTAGGAAGTATAGGTTTATTTATATTTTTATCCAAAACAAACCCTAAACTTAAGTCTTCACTTTTTCCAAACGTGATATATCTTATTTTATTTATGGCCTTATTCGCTGTTAGCAACGTAGTCTGGGGTTTTGCTAGTTATTTTGTCCTTTGGCATAGCATACCATCTTTAAAGGATCAGGTTAATTCTCTATACGGAACCTTTAATTTTGAAAATTTTTTAAGTTATTTTAAAAAAGCCTTTCCGTATTGGTTAGCCTCAATTATAGGTATGCTCGTTGTTGTATGGCTGTTTAAGGATTCTAAAAACTTTTTATCACTTCTTTTTGCTTTTATAGCTGCTATTACCTTTCCACATGTATTTATAATGAGAAAACTATTTGATAAAAATTAA
- a CDS encoding monothiol bacilliredoxin BrxC family protein, which produces MVWYQFQNNIDFTNEHIEMLYLDLIANRDTSNELTRRFQVLHQSPQILVIQDEEAMHHASHSAIGI; this is translated from the coding sequence ATGGTTTGGTATCAGTTTCAAAATAACATAGATTTTACCAATGAGCATATTGAAATGTTGTATCTCGATTTAATAGCAAATAGAGACACCTCCAATGAACTTACTCGTCGTTTTCAAGTTTTGCACCAATCTCCCCAAATTTTAGTGATTCAAGATGAGGAGGCTATGCATCATGCTTCGCATTCAGCTATTGGAATATAA
- a CDS encoding ice-binding family protein, which yields MKTIILSIAIIAYSFSSIARDEQSPIDIYLGTAADFILFTGAEAIANTGISDITGDVGSHVGAIAGYGPPTILDGTIQNTNSITAQALLVLASGSSYEIATDISTRNINAAGYNLVDGDIWGSFSSPEMKVLPVSDTNPVLSNIELSSSETFCATQATADLITLYNELIAYPGGVTHPLVFGNGEVLSPGVYDIGGAQSISGTLTMDGGGDPNSLFIIRGPGAFTTVAGSTVVLTGNAKPENIFWVSSAAMSTGASTIMKGTLVGGGGGAGAVSLGANTNHVGRMFTKLGAVSVGASSILAIPTGTPFFNLRSLSTFVMWSSGGALSDSASSDITGDVGTASGALAIAGTHNGAVYHPGIDYCALNPTIWIGEVSTVAENINNWTKGFPNRDIDVVINITPNDPIFSENIEIQNLSIATGASVSQANESQIDVYGDFQNNGTYNPGNSTLAFKGDEIQNFSTNNTISVYNLTIDNDNSLNLLSGNVDVFNSLNLTTGDLITNYDHTIPGNNLVTFKSSATNTAIISEIKNSNTVVGEVMIERYIPMRNRAFRFMTTSVTTTTSIKDNWQEGVNNTVNDYEQNLNPNTGYGTHITGSTTGDNGFDATFTGNPSLFEWESQNGSWSTILNTDTNTLEAGKAYGILIRGDRATNIYVNNNSRGGDTNLRSLGIILTGDVNIDADLNPNPDGFSLIGNPYQAEVDMKKTLANSSKHLDKKFYYAYRPNLGTRGGFVAVDLNANPVEGVPNDPTDENTIAAKFRYLQVNQSVYVQTDQNIQPTQVPLLTFKEKFKTDQSSTNVVFRDVPTSKVDLNIFSNSNNKLMDGVRFKFDATYDEEAGTDDALKFWNDDETIGIQSDGNYLAIEKRPFPKDEDIFSFWIGNYRDIDYIMNVEVESMSDYVIFLKDTYTEVDHQLNEGENDIAFSIDSSVPASINSDRFKIQFEKTTLGTSQNEMAGSSQIYPNPSNSGFAYLLHNPDFNSELKVSVFNILGQSIAIPKDRLSSSELKLNTSSLNSGIYLIKLTYQTQTTTHKLIIE from the coding sequence ATGAAAACAATTATTCTTTCAATCGCTATTATCGCATATAGTTTTAGTTCTATAGCGCGAGATGAACAGTCACCAATAGATATCTATCTTGGCACGGCGGCTGATTTTATACTATTTACAGGAGCCGAAGCAATCGCTAATACTGGAATTTCGGACATTACCGGTGATGTTGGATCACACGTAGGAGCGATAGCTGGGTATGGACCACCTACAATTTTAGATGGAACTATACAAAACACCAATTCTATTACTGCACAAGCTTTATTAGTTTTAGCATCAGGAAGTTCTTATGAAATTGCAACAGATATTTCTACGAGAAACATAAATGCAGCAGGATACAATCTAGTAGATGGAGATATTTGGGGATCTTTTAGTTCACCCGAAATGAAAGTATTACCTGTTTCTGATACAAATCCCGTTTTAAGTAATATTGAATTGTCCAGCAGTGAAACATTCTGTGCAACCCAAGCTACAGCGGATTTGATAACTTTATACAACGAATTAATAGCATATCCAGGCGGAGTAACTCACCCTCTAGTTTTTGGTAATGGAGAAGTTTTGTCTCCCGGAGTCTATGACATAGGTGGAGCACAATCTATTTCTGGAACACTTACAATGGATGGAGGTGGAGACCCAAATTCCTTGTTTATTATTAGAGGCCCTGGGGCATTCACTACAGTAGCGGGTTCAACTGTAGTATTGACAGGAAATGCAAAACCAGAAAATATATTTTGGGTGAGTAGTGCAGCCATGTCTACGGGCGCTAGTACCATAATGAAAGGTACATTGGTTGGTGGAGGTGGTGGTGCTGGAGCAGTGTCATTAGGTGCCAATACCAACCATGTAGGAAGGATGTTTACAAAGTTAGGTGCAGTAAGCGTAGGTGCAAGCTCTATTCTTGCTATCCCAACGGGTACTCCTTTTTTTAATTTAAGAAGTCTTTCCACATTTGTAATGTGGTCCTCTGGTGGTGCGCTTTCAGATTCTGCAAGTTCTGACATCACAGGAGATGTTGGTACTGCATCAGGAGCCCTTGCAATTGCTGGGACTCATAATGGAGCAGTGTATCATCCAGGTATAGACTATTGCGCGCTAAATCCTACCATTTGGATTGGTGAAGTTTCTACAGTTGCTGAAAATATAAATAATTGGACTAAGGGTTTCCCTAACAGAGATATTGATGTTGTAATTAATATCACACCAAATGATCCCATTTTTTCAGAGAATATAGAAATTCAAAATTTATCGATCGCTACCGGTGCCAGTGTCTCACAAGCCAATGAATCACAAATTGATGTTTATGGTGATTTTCAAAATAATGGCACCTATAATCCAGGAAATTCAACTTTGGCATTTAAAGGAGATGAAATTCAAAATTTTTCTACAAATAATACTATATCAGTGTATAACTTGACTATTGATAACGACAATAGCTTAAACCTATTATCTGGTAATGTTGATGTGTTCAATAGTCTAAATTTAACGACTGGTGATTTAATTACAAATTACGACCATACTATTCCTGGTAATAACCTAGTAACTTTTAAATCTAGTGCTACTAACACAGCTATTATTAGTGAAATTAAAAATAGTAATACTGTCGTTGGTGAAGTTATGATTGAGCGTTATATTCCTATGCGAAATAGAGCTTTTAGATTCATGACTACTTCTGTAACCACCACAACTTCCATAAAGGATAATTGGCAAGAAGGAGTTAACAATACAGTTAATGATTACGAACAGAATTTAAACCCAAATACTGGTTACGGCACACACATTACAGGTAGTACAACCGGCGATAATGGATTTGATGCCACCTTCACAGGAAATCCATCTCTTTTTGAATGGGAATCACAAAATGGAAGTTGGTCAACAATCTTAAACACAGATACTAACACTTTAGAAGCAGGTAAAGCCTACGGAATTTTGATTAGGGGTGATAGAGCTACAAATATTTATGTAAATAATAATTCTAGAGGTGGAGATACAAACTTAAGATCTTTGGGGATTATTTTAACTGGTGATGTAAACATAGATGCCGATTTAAATCCTAACCCAGATGGCTTTTCTTTAATTGGTAATCCATACCAAGCTGAAGTTGATATGAAAAAAACTCTAGCAAATAGTTCAAAACATTTGGACAAGAAGTTTTATTATGCTTACAGACCAAATTTGGGTACTAGAGGGGGTTTTGTCGCAGTTGATTTAAATGCTAATCCAGTAGAAGGCGTTCCTAATGATCCCACTGACGAGAATACAATTGCAGCAAAGTTCCGTTATTTACAGGTTAATCAATCTGTATATGTTCAGACTGATCAAAACATTCAACCAACCCAAGTCCCTTTATTGACTTTTAAAGAAAAATTTAAAACAGACCAATCTTCAACTAATGTAGTTTTCAGAGATGTTCCTACCTCAAAAGTAGATTTAAATATCTTCAGCAATTCTAATAATAAATTGATGGATGGTGTAAGATTTAAATTTGATGCTACTTACGATGAAGAAGCTGGTACTGATGACGCTTTAAAATTCTGGAATGATGATGAAACTATAGGAATTCAATCTGATGGAAATTATTTAGCTATCGAAAAAAGGCCTTTTCCTAAAGACGAAGATATATTTAGTTTTTGGATTGGCAATTACAGAGATATAGATTATATCATGAATGTTGAAGTTGAAAGTATGTCAGATTATGTTATCTTTTTAAAAGACACTTACACTGAAGTGGATCATCAATTGAATGAAGGTGAAAACGATATTGCTTTTAGCATTGACTCTTCAGTTCCAGCTTCAATAAATTCAGATCGATTTAAAATTCAGTTTGAGAAAACCACCCTAGGTACATCACAAAATGAGATGGCAGGAAGTTCACAAATTTATCCAAATCCTTCAAATTCTGGATTTGCTTATCTTTTACATAATCCAGATTTCAATAGTGAATTAAAGGTTTCTGTTTTCAATATACTAGGACAAAGTATAGCAATTCCAAAAGATCGCCTGTCTTCTTCAGAATTAAAATTGAACACTAGCAGTCTTAACTCTGGAATTTATTTGATTAAGTTGACCTATCAGACTCAGACTACTACCCACAAATTAATTATAGAGTAG
- a CDS encoding monothiol bacilliredoxin BrxC family protein, protein MVWHQFQNNIDFTNEHIEMLYLDLIANGDISNEITRRFQVLHQSPQILVIQNKKVVHHASHSAIRISKSCYPLSLSFYSTINL, encoded by the coding sequence ATGGTTTGGCACCAGTTTCAAAATAACATAGATTTTACCAACGAGCATATTGAAATGTTGTATCTCGATTTAATAGCAAATGGAGACATCTCCAACGAAATTACTCGTCGTTTTCAAGTTTTGCACCAATCTCCTCAAATTTTAGTGATTCAAAATAAGAAGGTCGTGCATCATGCTTCACATTCAGCCATACGAATATCAAAGAGTTGTTACCCTCTTAGTTTGAGTTTTTACTCTACAATTAATTTGTGA
- a CDS encoding ice-binding family protein — translation MNNLRFTTTIISFIISLASLEASVINSITEGDIVTNNPTHNVSVSEMTIFPVSGTDPVLSNAELSSSETFCATQAAADLITLYNELIAYPGGVTHPLVFGNGEILSPGVYDVGGAPSISGTLTMDGDGDPNSLFIIRGPGAFTTVAGTTVVLTGNAQPENIFWVSGAAMSTGASTIMKGTLVGGGGGAGAVSLGANTNHVGRMFTKLGAVSVGASSILAIPTGTPFFNLRSLSTFVMWSSGGALSDSASSDITGDVGTASGALAIAGTHNGRIYFPGVDYCALNPTVWTGDISTDAENVNNWTKGLPDRDIDVLINISVNYPTFSEDVEMKNLSIATGAIVSQTNESQIDVYGDFQNNGTYNPGNSTLAFKGDEIQNFSTNNTISVYNLTIDNDNSLNLLSGNVDVFNSLNLTTGDLITNYDHTIPGNNLVTFKSSATNTAIISEIKNSNTVVGEVMIERYIPMRNRAFRFMTTSVTTTTSIKDNWQEGVNNTVNDYEQNLNPNTGYGTHITGSTTGDNGFDATFTGNPSLFEWESQNGSWSTISNTNENTLEAGKAYGILLRGDRNTNIYSNNSVVGGDTRLRSLGTILTGDMNIDDDLNPNSEGFALIGNPYQAEVDMKATLANSSTHLGKRFYYAYKPNIGDRGGYVTVDLDSEPVEYIPEVSSNNNTNSEKFRFLQVNQAVFVKTDENLQPNEVPSLTFKEEFKTDQTSTNEVFRVNSNSKIDLNIFSISNNELMDGVRFKFDTTYDEEAGPDDALKFWNDDETIGIQSDGKYLAIEKRPFPKDEDVFSFWIGNYRDADYIMNVEVENMPDYDVFLRDTYTEEDHQLNEGENDIAFSIDSSIPASVNSDRFKIRFEQITLGTSKNEMTASSQLYPNPSNSGFAYLKHNPDFNNELKVSVFNMVGQNIEIPKDRISSSELKLNTSSLNSGIYLVKLTYQTQTTTHKLIVE, via the coding sequence ATGAATAATTTACGATTTACAACAACAATTATTAGTTTTATAATAAGTCTTGCCTCACTGGAGGCATCAGTTATTAATTCTATCACTGAAGGTGATATTGTAACTAATAACCCTACTCATAATGTGTCGGTGTCAGAAATGACGATATTTCCTGTTTCTGGTACAGACCCCGTCTTATCTAATGCCGAATTGTCCAGCAGCGAAACATTCTGTGCAACCCAAGCTGCAGCGGATTTGATAACTTTATACAACGAATTAATAGCATATCCAGGCGGAGTAACTCACCCTCTAGTTTTTGGTAATGGAGAAATTTTGTCTCCCGGAGTCTATGACGTAGGTGGAGCACCATCGATTTCTGGAACACTTACAATGGATGGAGATGGAGACCCAAATTCCTTGTTTATTATTAGAGGCCCTGGGGCATTCACTACAGTAGCGGGTACAACTGTAGTATTGACAGGAAATGCACAACCAGAAAATATATTCTGGGTGAGTGGTGCAGCCATGTCTACGGGCGCTAGTACCATAATGAAAGGTACATTGGTTGGTGGAGGTGGTGGTGCTGGAGCAGTGTCATTAGGTGCCAATACCAACCATGTAGGAAGGATGTTTACAAAGTTAGGTGCAGTAAGCGTAGGTGCAAGCTCTATTCTTGCTATCCCAACGGGTACTCCTTTTTTTAATTTAAGAAGTCTTTCCACATTTGTAATGTGGTCCTCTGGTGGTGCGCTTTCAGATTCTGCAAGTTCTGACATCACAGGAGATGTTGGTACTGCATCAGGAGCCCTTGCAATTGCTGGGACTCATAATGGAAGAATCTATTTTCCAGGTGTAGACTATTGTGCATTAAACCCTACGGTTTGGACTGGTGATATTTCTACTGATGCCGAAAATGTAAATAATTGGACTAAAGGTTTACCTGACAGAGATATCGATGTTTTGATCAATATTTCAGTTAATTATCCCACTTTTTCTGAAGATGTAGAAATGAAAAATTTGTCAATAGCAACTGGCGCCATTGTCTCACAAACCAATGAATCACAAATTGATGTTTATGGTGATTTTCAAAATAATGGCACCTATAATCCAGGAAATTCAACTTTGGCATTTAAAGGAGATGAAATTCAAAATTTTTCTACAAATAATACTATATCAGTGTATAACTTGACTATTGATAACGACAATAGCTTAAACCTATTATCTGGTAATGTTGATGTGTTCAATAGTCTAAATTTAACGACTGGTGATTTAATTACAAATTACGACCATACTATTCCTGGTAATAACCTAGTAACTTTTAAATCTAGTGCTACTAACACAGCTATTATTAGTGAAATTAAAAATAGTAATACTGTTGTTGGTGAAGTTATGATTGAGCGTTATATTCCTATGCGAAATAGAGCTTTTAGATTCATGACTACTTCTGTAACCACCACAACTTCCATAAAGGATAATTGGCAAGAAGGAGTTAACAATACAGTTAATGATTACGAACAGAATTTAAACCCAAATACTGGTTACGGCACACACATTACAGGTAGTACAACCGGCGATAATGGATTTGATGCCACCTTCACAGGAAATCCATCTCTTTTTGAATGGGAATCACAAAATGGAAGTTGGTCAACAATTTCCAACACAAACGAAAACACTTTAGAAGCTGGTAAAGCCTACGGAATTTTGCTTAGGGGTGATAGAAATACAAATATTTATTCAAATAATTCAGTTGTGGGCGGTGATACAAGATTGAGATCTTTGGGGACTATTTTAACTGGTGATATGAACATAGATGACGATTTGAATCCTAACTCAGAAGGCTTTGCTTTAATTGGTAATCCCTACCAAGCTGAAGTTGATATGAAAGCAACTCTAGCAAATAGTTCAACACATTTGGGCAAAAGGTTTTACTATGCTTATAAACCAAATATTGGTGATAGAGGTGGTTATGTTACAGTTGACTTAGATTCTGAACCTGTAGAATACATTCCTGAAGTTTCTTCAAACAACAATACGAATTCAGAAAAATTCCGCTTTTTACAAGTCAATCAAGCAGTATTTGTTAAGACTGATGAAAATCTTCAACCAAATGAAGTCCCTTCATTGACTTTCAAAGAAGAATTTAAAACAGACCAAACTTCAACTAATGAAGTTTTCAGAGTCAATTCTAACTCAAAAATAGATTTAAATATCTTCAGTATCTCTAATAATGAATTGATGGATGGTGTGAGATTCAAATTTGATACTACTTACGATGAAGAAGCTGGTCCTGATGATGCTTTAAAATTCTGGAATGATGATGAAACTATCGGAATTCAATCTGATGGAAAGTATTTAGCTATCGAAAAAAGGCCTTTTCCTAAAGACGAAGATGTATTTAGCTTTTGGATTGGCAATTACAGAGATGCAGATTATATCATGAACGTTGAAGTTGAAAACATGCCAGATTATGATGTCTTCTTAAGAGATACTTATACTGAAGAGGATCATCAATTGAATGAAGGTGAAAACGATATTGCTTTTAGCATTGACTCTTCAATCCCAGCTTCTGTAAATTCAGATCGATTTAAAATTCGGTTTGAGCAAATCACCCTGGGTACTTCAAAAAATGAGATGACAGCTAGTTCACAACTTTATCCAAACCCTTCAAATTCGGGATTTGCTTATCTTAAGCATAATCCAGATTTCAACAACGAATTAAAGGTTTCAGTTTTCAATATGGTAGGACAAAATATAGAAATCCCAAAAGACCGTATCTCTTCTTCAGAACTAAAACTGAACACAAGCAGTCTTAACTCTGGAATTTACCTGGTTAAGTTGACCTATCAAACTCAGACTACTACTCACAAATTAATTGTAGAGTAA
- a CDS encoding transposase, translating into MSDYEVEDRLNDSISFDYFCGMNIDEVAPDHSTLSRFRTALTKLKLLRSYSASLMHNWKLTTSLLKREL; encoded by the coding sequence TTGAGTGATTATGAAGTAGAAGATAGGTTGAACGACAGTATCTCTTTCGATTATTTCTGTGGGATGAATATAGATGAAGTTGCGCCAGATCATAGTACTCTTAGTAGGTTTAGAACTGCATTAACCAAACTAAAACTTTTGAGAAGTTATTCAGCATCATTAATGCACAATTGGAAGCTCACAACATCATTGTTAAAAAGGGAATTATAG